Part of the Antedon mediterranea chromosome 6, ecAntMedi1.1, whole genome shotgun sequence genome, tatgtttatataatagtattacCTCCGCCACATAAGATTGCTAtccaccaattattattttgagatacataatttatttatgttttggaGCCTAACTGGAAGTCTCTTTTTCATTGGCATCGTTTTCAAAAAACGTTTTAGTTTGTATGAAAAGTGTTGAGGATTTTTGTATTCAAATACTATGGCAATGATTGCTATCTGCCTAATTTTTAACAGCCAAAATGAAAAACGGGGTTTTCCGTCaacggttatttttatttcaatatgacataaaaacagaaaaatagACAATACAGCAACTAGAATCATATTGAGGATCCATACTAGAAGAATAACATATTCTTTTCACGTATAAAACCCTTttcaaactaaaataatataattaacaaAGTAAACGAACATACCGTCGGACTCGGTCTACAAGACGGTCGAGCATTTTGGGGTCTTGGGTACAACAAAAAATAAGTAAACgatataaaatgataataacatttattacttAAAAAATGCAtgcatttgtatttttttttttcgaacgCCAGCATTTCCTACCAAACTCGCGGAAGAAAATACATTTTCCGAGAGGCTTGTTAAAGTTATGAAACAGTCTTCAGTTTAGCATTGTGACTTGTCGTGTCTAACATGACTTGGGTTATAAGAATTGGAAGCACTAGCAAAACACAATGCCAGTTGACGATCACATTTGCATATCGCTATTGCGCAGTCTCTGTAAAGCCATTCGTACCATGATGAATAAGCAGACGCAGAGGCTGAAAGACAGACGTAAAATGAACGTAAacacacaaataaaataataattaaaataattattttggcTAACCAATGCCAAATTAAATATCTAAACCTTCcgtttaataacttattttaaaaaaattattgaaagGGCTATTCGGTCACTAGGTTAATGTTTTACTGATTAATGCGAAAAAAACAGAATGTTACTAATTGATTCAAGTTTTCTTTTATTAGATTTGGAATTATTTCAATCCAGAGAAGCATTAACGAAATAGTCTTTACTTAGGCATTGGCTCTTACCACATTCAACTTCTGGAGTCACAGACTGACAGTTCCGTGTGTTGTAGCGGTAGTTGGTAGCATACGGCATTAAGCGATAACAAGGACCTCCCTCGCTTGAATCGGTTTTTTCGTAACATCGATCGTGACGCTTACAACATCTGAGAAAATTATTGTATTAGTATTTTATCAATGTAAAAGTGTGCGTATTAAGCTGtgtcacactatcaaactttatggacatgatgatgtcatactactaccatatttggcatcacactttttttgtcaaactagtttgatagtgtacaaacaaaagtgtaaaatataatttgagaTCAACCTACACTTTACCCATAAATAAAATCGCATCTTCCTGAAGATTCTTTAAatcgaaaattattttatagcacaataataaaataggcaGATTAAAATCAAGATGGCATTTAAACAAGTAGGCTTTacatatgtttatataatattattacctCTTCAACACAAGATTTCTATCcataaattatgatttttagATACTGAATTTCTTTCGTTTTCAGACGTTTTAATTTGTATGAGGATTGATAGGCCTAAGTGTTGAGgaattattttaatgtcaaataGATGGGCGATGATGGCTATCTGCTGCCTAATGGCATTTAAATTAGTAGGCCTTACATATAGGCTTACCTGTCTGTATTATCAATTGGATCACCGGAGCCTCCAAACCCACAATAACATCCATAGCCATTGTATTCATAAAATGCACTGCGACCAGTTGTACACATAATCATATCGGACATCTGACCTAGAGAACGGCGATGCCGATTACctttttttgaagaaaaaattataaaaacgataaaaattaaatttattaacattttattaggATTAATGTATTACAAATTGTCTTTAATAAGTTaaacagaaaacaaacaaaaattaaataagggACGTGATAGTGTctctttttaattgttattgagTCTGACG contains:
- the LOC140052217 gene encoding phospholipase A2 AP-PLA2-I-like, producing the protein MFSSFLVLVFVCLSTCSALPGNRHRRSLGQMSDMIMCTTGRSAFYEYNGYGCYCGFGGSGDPIDNTDRCCKRHDRCYEKTDSSEGGPCYRLMPYATNYRYNTRNCQSVTPEVECASASAYSSWYEWLYRDCAIAICKCDRQLALCFASASNSYNPSHVRHDKSQC